Proteins encoded by one window of Toxotes jaculatrix isolate fToxJac2 chromosome 22, fToxJac2.pri, whole genome shotgun sequence:
- the phf21b gene encoding PHD finger protein 21B, whose product MELQGLQEALKVEIQCHQDGELKRQLHDRQTRITALSDKQNQTLCKGLNELQNGQKLAVRSCPVGTTKPLSLIKPPGQGIAISVVPAKAPVSMVTAHINGQKAASSEPLQTSPINLQTAGRVAAAGVHPFSSRRAGELPPSQMLGTLTAVPIKVPQVSSLHRLAGQAATVLPQVRPKTQIPDSLPHSPCQDLQPLSLQRATAVVSPKSQGPTLPTANSTFSPDHQPNGQSDASPPPAPTHGPSGGPDSGGPAQHASAGPGVAYAIIAASPATGNGVSAVSEAVKVIIIQPQAPSSSEGSPGAQADLPSQDAPPTLKSPSQKKDEDPEKIAFMVALGLVTTEHLEEIQTKRQERKRRSTANPAYSGLFEPERKRLASHYLNSSLFLSARDTEDFCWKDDLEHDDHCAICKEDGELQPCHNCPRAFHPNCLQPPLKTPPRGPWYCPKCQKKVLNKENLSWPQNFVQSYVTHKTVRQEEKRRLLRRNNELKKECASLEEQDKQLNKTLKQCMDLRERLLGQQRDTQASLDRLKALIRLIQRDQLIQVTVTTTTTIATSLLSQSWIKPTSTAAPGPSATPPQKSHAHSQDNNDN is encoded by the exons aATCAGACGTTGTGCAAAGGCCTCAATGAACTTCAGAACGGACAG AAGCTGGCGGTCAGAAGTTGTCCTGTAGGGACGACTAAGCCGCTGTCTCTCATCAAGCCTCCCGGCCAGGGCATCGCCATCTCCGTGGTGCCGGCCAAGGCTCCCGTTTCCATGGTGACCGCACACATTAACGGACAGAAGGCGGCGAGCTCGGAGCCGCTGCAGACGTCGCCCATCAACCTCCAGACCGCCGGCAGGGTGGCGGCAGCCGGAGTCCACCCGTTCAGCAGCAGGAGAGCCGGGGAGCTGCCTCCCTCTCAG atgctgGGAACTCTCACTGCTGTGCCCATCAAGGTGCCTCAAGTCAGCTCCCTGCACCGGCTGGCAGGACAAGCAGCCACTGTGCTAcctcag GTCAGGCCAAAGACCCAGATCCCGGACAGCCTTCCCCACAGTCCCTGCCAGgacctgcagcctctcagcctGCAGAGGGCCACCGCCGTGGTCAGTCCGAAGAGCCAGGGCCCCACCCTGCCCACCGCCAACAGCACCTTCAGTCCCGACCACCAGCCCAACGGCCAGAGCGACGCCTCTCCGCCCCCCGCCCCGACCCACGGCCCGTCGGGAGGCCCGGACTCCGGCGGCCCGGCACAGCACGCCTCGGCGGGACCTGGCGTGGCCTACGCCATCATCGCAGCCTCCCCCGCCACCGGCAACGGAGTGTCCGCCGTCAGCGAGGCCGTCAAG gtgatAATAATCCAGCCGCAGGCCCCCAGCAGCTCGGAGGGGTCCCCGGGGGCCCAGGCTGACCTCCCGTCACAGGATGCCCCGCCCACCCTGAAATCCCCGTCCCAGAAGAAGGACGAGGACCCCGag AAAATCGCCTTCATGGTCGCCCTCGGCCTCGTCACCACAGAACACCTGGAAG AAATTCAGACGAAGcgacaggagaggaagagacgCAGCACAGCCAACCCAGCCTACAGCGGCCTGTTCGAGCCAGAG CGTAAACGCCTGGCATCACATTACCTGAACAGCTCGCTCTTCCTGTCTGCACGAG ACACTGAGGATTTCTGCTGGAAG GACGACTTGGAGCATGACGACCACTGTGCCATCTGTAAGGAGGACGGCGAACTGCAGCCCTGCCACAACTGCCCCCGAGCCTTCCACCCCAACTGCCTCCAGCCGCCGCTCAAAACCCCGCCCAGAGGCCCCTGGTACTGCCCCAAGTGCCAGAAGAAG GTTCTGAATAAGGAAAACCTGTCGTGGCCACAGAACTTTGTTCAGTCCTACGTTACACACAAGACAG tgagacaggaggagaagCGACGGCTTCTGAGAAGAAACAACGAGCTGAAGAAAGAGTGCGCCAGCCTGGAGGAACAAGACAAGCAGCTCAACAAGACGCTCAAA CAATGTATGGACCTGAGAGAGAGACTCCTGGGTCAGCAGAGAGACACTCAGGCGTCGCTCGACCGCCTCAAAGCTCTCATCAGGTTGATCCAACGCGACCAGCTCATCCAGGTCACCGTgacgaccaccaccaccatcgcCACCTCCCTGCTCTCTCAGTCCTGGATCAAACCCACCAGCACCGCCGCCCCGGGCCCCTCGGCCACGCCCCCACAGAAGAGCCACGCCCACAGCCAGGACAACAACGACAACTAG